In Cryptococcus neoformans var. grubii H99 chromosome 9, complete sequence, a genomic segment contains:
- a CDS encoding DNA-directed RNA polymerase III subunit RPC2, whose amino-acid sequence MPPKAPVKRVAASSSTTAPRKAPRAGPSTTTTTAKRPATTSSSVAKGKAPARPSASTQVDVKPRIEDTRGEEEWADLMKQQYGDKKGADWYSKGVKTVEDKWQLLPAFLKVKGLVKQHLDSFNYFVNVDIKAILAANSLVISDINPKYYIRYTDIRVGRPARHDANQVASALSPMECRLTDSTYSAPIYVDVEYMGEEKRSKQRGVQIGMLPVMLRSDLCNLKGKNEAELARMGECPMDPGGYFVVKGTEKVILVQEQLSKNRILVMKDKKDEVMAEVTSSTHDRVVKTYVVSKANRLYLRHNSFKEFIPIVIALKAMGLTADKEILQLICGSDERYQEAFGVSLEEAAKEKTFTRRQALEWIGARVSPNQAKDDSGSNQKLTPSDIAQQALAAMVLGHVPVRNMNFRPKCIYLATMSRRVLMAMIDDHMVDDRDYVGNKRLELAGQLLSLLFEDSFKTFNSELKKRMDKILEKPNRAGPFDAGTLIRQGGDPITQAFVRSISTGNWSLKRFHVERAGVTHVLSRLSFIAALGMMTRISSQFEKTRKVSGPRALQPSQWGMLCPSDTPEGEACGLVKNLALMTHITTDVPEAPLVKLAFMLGVEDISLVTGNELYRPGVLMVQVNGTLIGVTNMAKRFVRQFRKLRRAGRMSEFVSIFINHHHKIIYIASDGGRICRPMIIVEKGRSRVTTEHVRLLKEGKVTFDHFLRAGLVEYLDVNEENDSFIACYENEIEEGTTHLEIEPFTILGAVAGLIPYPHHNQSPRNTYQCAMGKQAIGAIAYNQLNRIDTLLYLMTYPQQPMVKTKTIELIGYNKLPAGQNATVAVMSYSGYDIEDALILNRASVDRGFGRCHVLKKVTTPMRTFHNGSHERTAYPDPPPRPDAYTFVDKADGMTAPGATINQYDVMIHRETPVDTRGGGADTQLYKPMPVTHKTPEPILVDKVMLTEGEDGALIKILTRQTRRPELGDKFSSRHGQKGVCGLIVPQADMPFNDQGIVPDIIMNPHGFPSRMTVGKMIELLSGKAGVVAGKLQYGTAFGGSKVVDMSQILIDNGFSYGGKDMLTSGITGQPMEAYVYFGPIYYQKLKHMVMDKMHARPTGPRANLTRQPTEGRSKDGGLRLGEMERDCLIGYGATQLLLERLMISSDAFETQVCESCGMLGYNNWCPKCKSGKGVVGLTIPYAAKLLIQELMGMNIMPKLCLEDTV is encoded by the exons ATGCCTCCTAAAGCCCCTGTCAAGCGCGTGGCggcttcatcctccaccactgCTCCTCGAAAGGCTCCTCGCGCCGGCCCATCTacgacaacaacaaccgCAAAGCGGCCCGCCACAACTTCCTCGTCAGTAGCCAAGGGCAAAGCGCCGGCTCGACCGTCGGCATCTACACAGGTCGATGTTAAGCCCAGGATTGAAGACACtaggggagaggaggaatgggCAGATTTGATGAAGCAGCAGTATGGCGATAAGAAGGGTGCTGATTGGTACTCCAAGGGAGTGAAGACTGTGGAA GACAAATGGCAACTTCTACCAGCTTTCCTCAAAGTAAAAGGTCTTGTCAAGCAGCATCTTGATTCCTTCAACTACTTCGTCAATGTTGACATCAAAGCTATTCTTGCCGCCAACTCCCTTGTCATTTCAGATATCAACCCCAAGTACTACATCCGATATACCGACATCCGTGTAGGACGTCCAGCACGACATGATGCTAATCAAGTAGCCTCCGCTCTCTCGCCGATGGAGTGTCGGTTAACAGACTCGACATATAGCGCGCCGATCTATGTGGATGTGGAATACatgggagaggagaagaggagcaagcAAAGGGGTGTGCAGATTGGTATGTTACCAGTGATGTTGAGGAGCGATTTGTGTAACCTCAAGGGTAAGAATGAGGCTGAGCTAGCAAGGATGGGAGAGTGTCCGATGGATCCAGGAGGATATTTCGTTGTCAAGGGAACGGAAAAAGTTATATTGGTGCAAGAGCAGTTGAGCAAGAATCGTATCTTGGTAATGAAGGataagaaggatgaggtgaTGGCGGAAGTTACATC CTCAACGCACGACCGAGTTGTCAAAACCTATGTCGTTAGTAAAGCCAACCGTCTCTATCTCCGGCACAATTCTTTCAAGGAATTCATTCCTATCGTCATCGCCCTCAAGGCTATGGGCCTTACTGCCGACAAGGAAATCCTCCAGCTCATATGCGGTTCCGACGAACGATACCAGGAAGCTTTTGGTGTTTCACTCGAAGAAGCTGCTAAGGAGAAGACTTTTACGCGCCGTCAAGCACTCGAATGGATTGGTGCCAGAGTATCTCCAAACCAGGCCAAGGATGACAGCGGATCCAACCAGAAGCTTACTCCAAGCGACATAGCCCAGCAGGCTCTTGCCGCAATGGTTCTTGGTCACGTCCCTGTGCGAAACATGAACTTCCGACCCAAGTGCATCTATCTTGCCACCATGTCGCGAAGGGTGCTCATGGCCATGATTGACGACCATATGGTTGATGATCGAGATTACGTTGGTAACAAGCGTCTAGAACTTGCAGGTCAGCTTTTGTCTTTGCTCTTTGAAGATTCTTTCAAGACTTTTAACAGTGAGCTCAAAAAGCGAATGGACAAAATTCTGGAAAAGCCCAACCGTGCCGGTCCCTTCGATGCCGGGACCCTGATTCGTCAAGGTGGTGATCCCATCACTCAGGCGTTTGTCcgttccatctccaccgGCAACTGGTCGCTCAAGCGATTCCACGTCGAGCGGGCAGGCGTTACCCACGTCTTATCTCGTTTATCTTTCATTGCCGCACTGGGTATGATGACTCGTATCTCTTCCCAGTTCGAAAAGACGCGCAAAGTCTCTGGTCCTCGTGCTCTTCAACCAAGTCAATGGGGTATGCTCTGTCCCTCAGATACGCCTGAAGGTGAAGCATGTGGTCTTGTCAAAAACTTAGCTCTTATGACCCACATTACCACCGACGTACCTGAAGCGCCCTTGGTCAAGTTGGCGTTCATGCTTGGTGTTGAGGATATTTCCCTTGTTACCGGTAACGAACTCTACCGGCCCGGAGTGCTCATGGTGCAGGTGAATGGTACGCTCATCGGTGTGACCAACATGGCGAAACGATTTGTGAGGCAGTTTAGAAAGCTGAGACGAGCGGGAAGGATGTCAGAGTTTGTGTCGATCTTTATTAACCATCACCACAAGATCATCTACATTGCAAgtgatggtggaagaattTGTCGACCGATGATTATTGTTGAAAAGGGCAGATCACGAGTGACAACGGAGCATGTGAGGCTTTTGAAAGAGGGCAAGGTCACTTTCGACCATTTCCTCCGAGCAGGCTTGGTGGAATATCTCGATGTCAACGAGGAGAATGACTCTTTCATCGCGTGTTACGAAAATGAGatcgaagaaggaacaacGCATCTCGAAATTGAGCCATTTACCATTCTCGGTGCTGTCGCCGGTTTAATTCCTTATCCTCACCACAACCAATCACCCCGAAACACCTACCAATGTGCGATGGGTAAACAAGCTATCGGCGCCATCGCATACAACCAGCTTAACCGAATTGATACCTTGCTGTATCTCATGACATACCCTCAACAGCCCATGGTCAAGACGAAAACGATCGAGCTGATCGGCTACAACAAACTTCCCGCCGGTCAGAATGCTACAGTCGCTGTCATGTCCTACTCTGGATACGATATCGAAGACGCTTTGATTCTCAATCGTGCCAGTGTAGACCGAGGTTTCGGCCGATGTCACGTCCTCAAGAAGGTGACGACGCCAATGCGAACATTCCATAACGGTTCACATGAACGTACTGCTTACCCTgaccctcctcctcgaccCGACGCCTATACTTTTGTTGATAAGGCCGATGGCATGACCGCGCCCGGTGCTACTATCAACCAATACGACGTGATGATCCACCGAGAAACCCCTGTCGATActcgtggtggtggtgcggACACGCAACTGTACAAGCCAATGCCTGTCACCCACAAGACACCTGAACCGATTTTGGTCGACAAGGTGATGTTAACAGAAGGCGAGGATGGCGCGTTGATCAAAATCTTGACGAGGCAGACTCGAAGACCAGAACTGGGTGACAAGTTCTCCTCGCGGCATGGTCAGAAGGGTGTTTGTGGTTTGATCGTGCCCCAGGCAGATATGCCATTCAATGATCAAGGTATCGTACCTGATATCATCATGAATCCTCACGGTTTCCCCTCTCGAAT GACTGTCGGGAAAATGATTGAGCTCCTTTCTGGTAAAGCCGGTGTCGTCGCTGGTAAACTCCAATATGGCACTGCATTTGGTGGTTCCAAAGTCGTCGACATGTCGCAGATCCTTATCGACAACGGTTTCTCATATGGGGGTAAGGATATGTTAACCAGTGGTATCACCGGTCAGCCCATGGAAGCCTACGTCTACTTTGGACCTATCTATTATCAGAAACTGAAG CACATGGTCATGGACAAAATGCATGCTCGACCTACTGGTCCACGAGCTAATCTTACTCGCCAGCCTACTGAAGGTCGTTCGAAGGACGGTGGTCTTCGTCTAGGTGAAATGGAGCGTGATTGTTTAATTGGTTATGGTGCCACTCAGCTTTTATTGGAACGGCTTATGATCTCCTCCGATGCGTTCGAGACTCAAGTATGTGAGAGCTGTGGTATGCTGGGATACAATAACTGGTGTCCCAAATGTAAGAGTGGTAAGGGGGTTGTGGGGTTGACCATTCCGTATGCGGCCAAATTATTGATACAGGAA TTGATGGGGATGAACATTATGCCTAAGCTTTGTTTGGAAGACACTGTCTAG
- a CDS encoding CMGC/MAPK protein kinase produces the protein MDNTPRHIFQTPNNVYILQQPWQFVKELGQGAYGCVSSARNSSTGETCAVKKVTNVFQKKILTKRCLRELRLLHHFRGHKNITCLYDMDIVFDPPGSGQFREVYLYEELMEADLHAIIRSGQPLSDAHFQSFLYQTLCGLKYIHSANVLHRDLKPGNLLVNADCELKICDFGLARGFQPGAVQTDQGQAGFMTEYVATRWYRAPEIMLSFANYTSSIDMWSVGCILAELLGGKPIFKGEDYVDQLNKILNLLGTPTEDTLRRVGSPRAQDYIRSLPIKPRVKFGTLYPNASPLALDLLSKLLTFDPAKRYGCEEALEHPYLAVWHDPADEPLCEVPFDFSFEEEDSVSGMRDLILEEVRSFRYLVRQQTMPPVRKDSHELPPAPPAPQHPGAGVGPAFHERANSEGDMEEHPGSALEKQLERQKLS, from the exons ATGGACAATACCCCTAGACACATTTTCCAGACGCCCAACAACGTCTA CATTCTTCAACAGCCATGGCAGTTCGTCAAGGAACTCGGGCAGGGAGCGTACGGCTGCGTGTCTTCTGCCAGAAATTCCAGTACGGGAGAGACATGCGCGGTGAAAAAGGTAACGAATGTGTTTCAAAAGAAGATCTTGACAAAGCGGTGTCTGAGAGAGTTGAGGTTGTTACATCACTTTAGAGGGCATAAAAAT ATTACCTG CTTGTACGACATGGACATTGTCTTTGACCCTCCAGGATCAGGGCAATTCCGTGAAGTCTACTTGTACGAAGAGCTCATGGAGGCTGATTTGCATGCCATT ATTCGATCTGGACAACCTCTTTCCGACGCGCACTTCCAATCATTCTTATATCAAACTCTCTGTGGCCTCAAG TACATTCACTCTGCCAACGTCCTCCACCGAGATCTGAAACCTGGAAACCTCCTCGTGAATGCCGATTGCGAGCTCAAGATTTGTGATTTCGGTTTAGCCCGTGGTTTCCAGCCTGGAGCAGTGCAAACGGATCAAGGTCAAGCAGGGTTCATGACTGAAT ATGTCGCCACAAGATGGTATAGAGCCCCCGAAATCATGCTTTCATTTGCCAATTACACTTCAAGCATCGATATGTGGTCTGTTGGATGTATTCTCGCCGAACTTCTCGGCGGTAAACCTATTTTCAAGGGTGAAGATTACGTCGATCAGCTGAACAAgatcctcaacctcctcggTACCCCCACTGAAGACACACTCCGGAGAGTTGGTTCTCCTAGAGCTCAGGATTACATCAGAAGCCTGCCTATCAAGCCGCGCGTCAAGTTTGGGACGTTGTATCCTAACGCATCTCCCTTGGCGTTGGATTTATTGAGTAAGCTGTTAACATTTGACCCTGCCAAGAGATATGGCTGCGAAGAAGCCCTAGAACACCCGTA TCTCGCTGTATGGCATGATCCCGCCGACGAACCCCTTTGTGAAGTCCCCTTCGACTTTTcctttgaagaagaagattccGTCAGCGGGATGAGGGATTTGATCCTCGAAGAGGTCAGAAGTTTCCGATACCTCGTGAGGCAACAAACTATGCCTCCTGTAAGGAAAGACTC CCATGAGCTCCCCCCAGCTCCTCCTGCACCTCAACATCCCGGTGCTGGTGTTGGTCCCGCGTTCCATGAAAGAGCGAACAGCGAAGGCGATATGGAGGAACATCCTGGGTCTGCATTGGAGAAACAGTTGGAGAGGCAGAAATTATCATAG
- a CDS encoding WSC domain-containing protein, translating to MQAANVTSTVPDDLIASVFSVATETASVASSVADIIPSVSTSIPSTGEYATSTTSSITIAISTAVSMPSGWTVSISIGEGSTGHALTCTSISSSDMTEAKCAAFCAAAGYTLAADASTSSDDMTLSKCASYCQSAGFTLAAIEYSSQCYCSSVLNNCASLTKTSNACTMTCAGDSSSVVAPTLSLFWSSALQSPSSTVT from the exons ATGCAGGCCGCGAACGTGACCTCGACTGTGCCCGACGACCTTATCGCTTCCGTCTTCTCTGTTGCGACTGAAACTGCTTCTGTCGCCAGCTCCGTGGCTGACATCATTCCCTCTGTCAGCACCTCTATTCCTTCTACTGGAGAATACGCTACTTCTACCACTTCGTCCATTACCATTGCCATCTCCACGGCCGTGAGCATGCCGTCTGGCTGGACTGTCTCTATCAGCATTGGGGAAGGTTCCACTGGTCACGCTTTAACCTgcacctccatctcttccagcGATATGACCGAAGCTAAGTGCGCTGCTTTCTGCGCGGCTGCTGGTTACACCTTGGCTG CAGACGCCTCTACTTCCAGCGATGACATGACCTTGAGCAAGTGTGCTTCTTACTGCCAATCCGCTGGCTTCACCTTGGCCGCCATCGAGTACAGCTCGCAATGTTACTGTTCATCCGTTTTGAACAACTGCGCTTCCCTTACCAAGACTTCTAACGCTTGTACTATGACCTGCGCCGGTGACTCTTCATCTGTGGTGGCCCCGACGCTCTCACTCTTTTGGTCCTCGGCTCTGCAGTCTCCAAGCTCAACAGTGACTTGA